One genomic region from Actinocatenispora thailandica encodes:
- a CDS encoding NAD-dependent epimerase/dehydratase family protein, which yields MQVLVTGGAGFVGSRLIRGLLAEFGDIHIVSVDNYFTGTLANHVDDERVEYLHDSTVNVRKLWADRGGDLDAVFHLGEYSRIPQSFDEPDRVWEYNMYGTKEVVALAQEHGAKLVYAGSSSKFGNGGQDENLNPYAWIKAKNVEYIRNVSNWYGLDYVVTYFYNVYGPGQITDGPYATVIGIFERQYAKGEPLTVVEPGTQTRDFTHVDDIVSGIITCYRHGSGDGYLLGYGQERSLLSVAKLFDAPYVLIPARRGERTEGQADTSKARALGWQPTIDLADYVERRKRELA from the coding sequence ATGCAGGTGTTGGTGACCGGCGGTGCCGGGTTTGTCGGCAGCCGGCTCATCCGCGGGCTGCTGGCCGAGTTCGGCGACATCCACATCGTGTCGGTGGACAACTACTTCACCGGCACCCTGGCCAACCACGTCGACGACGAGCGGGTCGAATACCTGCACGACAGTACGGTCAACGTGCGCAAGCTGTGGGCCGACCGCGGCGGCGACCTGGACGCGGTCTTCCACCTGGGCGAGTACTCCCGCATTCCGCAGTCGTTCGACGAGCCGGACCGGGTCTGGGAGTACAACATGTACGGCACCAAGGAGGTCGTCGCGCTCGCCCAGGAGCACGGCGCCAAGCTGGTGTACGCGGGGTCCAGCTCCAAGTTCGGCAACGGCGGGCAGGACGAGAACCTCAACCCGTACGCGTGGATCAAGGCCAAGAACGTCGAGTACATCCGCAACGTGTCCAACTGGTACGGACTGGACTACGTCGTCACCTACTTCTACAACGTGTACGGGCCGGGCCAGATCACCGACGGCCCCTACGCCACCGTCATCGGCATCTTCGAGCGGCAGTACGCCAAGGGCGAGCCGCTGACCGTCGTCGAACCCGGCACCCAGACCCGCGACTTCACCCACGTCGACGACATCGTCTCCGGCATCATCACCTGCTACCGGCACGGCAGCGGCGACGGCTACCTCCTCGGGTACGGGCAGGAGCGCAGCCTGCTGTCGGTCGCGAAGCTGTTCGACGCGCCGTACGTGCTGATCCCGGCCCGGCGCGGGGAGCGCACCGAGGGCCAGGCCGACACCTCGAAGGCCCGCGCCCTGGGCTGGCAGCCCACCATCGACCTGGCCGACTACGTCGAGCGGCGCAAGCGCGAACTCGCCTGA
- a CDS encoding SDR family NAD(P)-dependent oxidoreductase: protein MGELDGLVAVVTGGGSGIGKACAEAFAAAGARVGALDVHPGTPTDQVLPVTADVTDNAALDAAMAAVAERFGGIDILVNNAGISSVGTVADNDDAEWHRNLDVNVVGVARATRAALPYLRRSDHAAIVNTSSIAATAGLPQRVLYSATKGAVHAMTLAMAADFVADGIRVNCVEPGTVDTPWVARLLSRTADPAGERARLQARQPIGRLVAADEVARAVCYLASPASGSTTATALPVDGGMFGLRLPRA, encoded by the coding sequence ATGGGTGAGTTGGACGGGCTCGTCGCGGTGGTGACCGGCGGCGGCTCCGGAATCGGGAAGGCGTGCGCGGAGGCGTTCGCCGCTGCCGGGGCACGGGTCGGCGCGCTCGACGTGCACCCCGGCACCCCGACCGACCAGGTGCTGCCGGTGACCGCCGACGTGACCGACAACGCGGCGCTCGACGCCGCGATGGCGGCCGTGGCGGAACGGTTCGGCGGCATCGACATCCTGGTCAACAACGCCGGCATCAGCTCGGTCGGTACCGTCGCCGACAACGACGACGCCGAGTGGCACCGCAACCTCGACGTCAACGTGGTCGGGGTGGCCCGCGCCACCCGGGCCGCCCTGCCGTACCTGCGGCGCAGCGACCACGCCGCGATCGTCAACACCTCGTCGATCGCCGCCACCGCCGGTCTGCCGCAGCGGGTGCTGTACTCGGCGACCAAGGGCGCGGTGCACGCGATGACGCTCGCGATGGCCGCCGACTTCGTCGCCGACGGGATCCGGGTCAACTGCGTGGAGCCGGGCACCGTGGACACACCGTGGGTGGCGCGGCTGCTGTCGCGTACCGCGGATCCGGCGGGGGAGCGTGCCCGGCTGCAGGCCCGGCAGCCGATCGGCCGGTTGGTCGCCGCCGACGAGGTGGCGCGCGCCGTCTGCTACCTTGCCTCGCCGGCGTCCGGCTCGACCACCGCCACCGCGCTGCCGGTCGACGGCGGCATGTTCGGTCTGCGCCTGCCCCGCGCCTGA